The following coding sequences lie in one Zingiber officinale cultivar Zhangliang chromosome 2B, Zo_v1.1, whole genome shotgun sequence genomic window:
- the LOC122048021 gene encoding protein CHROMATIN REMODELING 4-like isoform X3 has protein sequence MKEENSLHDSMIDRKWVLKRKRKQTKSGLGALNGKEGASNSAVKRKTKSGIDASRSAKKTKGHDGHYYECAVCDLGGNLLCCDSCPQTYHLECLSPPLKCAPHGKWNCPNCTEKKGNVKVSSNIESNVKRARTKTTTGKPATVIKESVREKASVSGRHSIPRNNKGKTMFSCRDPDKADSDFLKDDKLDRPGSSHSGSLHEIPSDDRTLKNSFSTSHLKTSSRRRTLSLVKTSTSDDSECPTGKKPKFHNSDVQRKNSVTTITDSTHKSKKKKQKFRSCSEKKRPSAEKGSADAAINNELPLGRNLETNKPIQKRRSSDTWNSSSRHEAKRVKYESEEKDEMSSEQASLFSQDLDEQCTQLHNIEKQNVNSWNDIQQVDRIWGCRIRVSTIMSSKSLESEHAESHNYSGNQTIIQPLHGLNNSKTNGLLLTESQNESKVEIQDEKSACNGAFDPQVTLVSEEKDLCRVTQEDYDEKSYENKGSLDNVISAKKGSMDEIVAKNDALTQEDTPLSKADNAQIDIKAIDIVGTQNQSESVALSGPHRMIVSGDSKGKHGMLLEMQSDAKILNNTMEEVQNVGTINDDSDSYEFLVKWVGKSNIHNSWVPESQIKVIAKRKLENYKAKYGNTVINICEEQWKKPQRVIALQACVDGLEEALVKWCGLQYDECTWERLDEPVMKESAHLVDELKQLETQTIDKDVNHDFYCAKSEIQDFLPLLDQPNELKGGLLFPHQLEALNWLRKCWYKSKNVILADEMGLGKTISACAFISSLHCEFKVKLPCLVLVPLSTMPNWSAEFSLWAPHLNVVEYHGCAKARTVIRQYEWHVSDPSKSDKLTKSYKFDVLLTTYEMVLADTSHLRGVPWEVLIVDEGHRLKNSSSKLFGLLNTFSFQHRVLLTGTPLQNNIGEMYNLLNFLQPVSFPSLSAFEENFNDLTTAEKVDELKKLVAPHMLRRLKKDAMQNIPPKTERMVPVELTSIQAEYYRAMLTKNYQILRNVGKGGAQQSLLNIVMQLRKVCNHPYLIPGTEPESGSMEFLHEMRIKASAKLTLLHSMLKILYKEGHRVLIFSQMTKLLDILEDYLAIEFGAKTFERVDGTLSVANRQAAITRFNQDKSRFVFLLSTRSCGLGINLATADTVIIYDSDFNPHADIQAMNRAHRIGQSNRLLVYRLVVRGSVEERILQLAKRKLMLDQLFVNKSGSQKEVEDILRWGTEELFNNSDCVNGPDATDATISKPDAVPDGEHKHRRRSGGLGDVYKDKCTEGSTKIIWDENAILKLLDRSDIQLVSESADVDVENDMLGSVKSVDWNDDINEEADGMEMLPGVTGEDGEHKSEAKEDNAVGSAEENEWDKLLRVRWEKSQLEEEAVLGRGKRQRKAVSYRETFASMPSETFSESDTEEPERVYTPAGRAWKEKYARLRDRQKERIARRQNGEVSCLIDRVEWPTQSLIQSDHDMEGLDKRSYDDKIEQMEDNKSFQPLDDKRSESSAKFAKSIRHKYKKFHSDDLDLSVRPPSENLSSDIFLPSHPFNSLNTASPVPSNHLLPVLGLCAPNANQIGVSSRNNRGSLRQPISSSEQKRLSIGNTEFPFPPSSGSRSPNARNDEVREKSDISLLPEAPGMSLHHKLKSLIPDGYFPFYPVVPTSERSLMDGLGSASFASFQEKLGLPNLMIDDKLVPRFPLPSKSWMKPPADLLPSLSLGMQSIEGSFQEFPSMPPLPNFKQRPTDILKKKQKMFDLPSMNGLGSVQGMHPSFLENQHILLDNAMMQTQSVKKLFKKRAKADVWSEDELDALWIGVRRHGRGNWDIMLEDPKLKFAEYRTAEDLSLRWSEEQQKIMDAPAFSAPKSSKPLPLPGISDDMMNRALLGSKFSSIGGERPKSLPHLTDIQLGCRDLKSSFPGIDQLDHISRIDENLSKISPWQLSYLRSNYAGSSTGGLDGLERSGLPFNPRFQDNYTAKLGMNVPSSSALYNREVEYRSKSLFLPGAMDNSLNPLHGFNSAANYSESNVGMPLETQKQILHDFSSKNDIGVGSSNANKLPHWLREAVNPAPSRVPEPELPSVLPPSITAIAYSVRLLYGEDKTIPPFSIPGPPPIQPKDPRRILKRRRKLLRLSRLTPNIKCTTKNFDCGGPSTIPTASEILESEPVRGRSGHDENQNLNLNSPSSSLVDTQREGSSSVLVLSLEAPHMATSSTISRHSELPLTEIPGPSQQSEELSKPPVLEVDCEGPMEEDSKENNGKTTEKVPSSEQVDQVDRGGSSKTHSCASGSNQLKPMELSSEETELNDHQSENE, from the exons ATGAAGGAAGAAAATTCTTTGCATGATAGCATGATAGATCGGAAGTGGGTattgaagaggaagagaaaacaaACCAAATCTGGTTTGGGAGCTTTAAATGGAAAAGAGGGGGCTTCTAATAGTGCAGTTAAGAGGAAGACAAAAAGTGGCATCGATGCTTCTAGATCTGCTAAAAAGACCAAAGGGCATGATGGT CATTACTATGAATGCGCTGTGTGCGATCTAGGAGGCAATTTGCTTTGTTGTGATAGTTGTCCTCAAACTTATCACCTTGAATGTCTCAGCCCACCTCTTAAG TGTGCTCCTCATGGAAAGTGGAATTGCCCTAACTGTACTGAAAAGAAAGGTAATGTCAAAGTATCAAGTAACATTGAGTCAAATGTAAAACGAGCAAGAACAAAGACCACCACTGGAAAGCCAGCTACTGTGATTAAGGAATCTGTCCGTGAAAAGGCATCAGTGTCTGGGAGACACTCTATTCCAAGAAATAATAAAGGGAAAACAATGTTTTCTTGTAGAGATCCAGATAAGGCAGATTCTGATTTCTTAAAAGATGATAAATTGGACAGGCCTGGATCAAGCCACTCTGGGTCCTTACATGAAATTCCATCAGATGATAGaactttgaaaaattcattttcaaccTCTCATTTAAAAACCAGCTCTCGAAGGAGAACACTCTCTCTTGTGAAAACCTCCACATCTGATGATAGTGAATGTCCTACAGGGAAGAAGCCCAAATTTCATAACAGTGATGTGCAAAGAAAGAATTCTGTTACTACAATTACTGATTCTACTCATAAGTCCAAGAAAAAAAAGCAAAAGTTCAGAAGTTGCAGTGAAAAGAAAAGACCTAGTGCTGAAAAGGGAAGTGCAGATGCCGCTATTAATAATGAGCTACCTCTTGGAAGAAATCTTGAAACAAATAAACCTATACAGAAGCGCAGGTCATCTGATACATGGAACTCTTCATCAAGACATGAAGCCAAAAGAGTGAAATATGAAAGTGAAGAAAAAGATGAG ATGTCATCTGAGCAAGCAAGCCTGTTTTCACAAGATTTGGATGAACAATGCACACAATTACACAACATAGAAAAGCAAAATGTGAATTCTTGGAATGACATTCAGCAG GTTGATCGAATTTGGGGATGCCGTATTCGAGTTAGCACCATCATGTCTAGCAAATCATTAGAATCAGAACATGCTGAATCACATAATTATTCAGGGAACCAGACTATAATACAGCCACTTCATGGCCTAAATAATTCCAAAACAAATGGCTTGCTACTGACTGAGTCACAGAATGAAAGTAAAGTTGAAATACAGGATGAAAAAAGTGCTTGTAATGGGGCATTTGATCCTCAAGTCACTTTGGTTTCTGAAGAAAAAGATTTATGTAGGGTCACACAAGAAGATTATGATGAAAAATCATATGAAAATAAGGGATCATTGGATAATGTTATTTCAGCCAAAAAAGGTTCAATGGATGAAATAGTTGCAAAGAATGATGCTTTAACACAGGAAGATACTCCATTGAGCAAAGCTGATAATGCTCAAATTGACATAAAAGCTATTGATATTGTTGGCACACAAAATCAGAGTGAGTCAGTTGCGCTTTCTGGACCTCATCGGATGATTGTTTCGGGTGATTCAAAAGGAAAACATGGAATGTTGCTTGAGATGCAGTCAGATGCTAAAATTCTAAATAATACCATGGAGGAAGTGCAGAATGTAGGGACTATTAATGACGACAGTGATAGCTATGAGTTTCTTGTCAAGTGGGTTGGGAAATCAAACATACATAACAGTTGGGTTCCTGAGTCTCAAATAAAAGTTATTGCCAAAAGAAAACTGGAAAATTATAAAGCTAAATATGGGAATACTGTGATAAATATTTGTGAGGAACAATGGAAGAAACCACAACGTGTTATTGCTCTTCAGGCTTGTGTGGATGGTTTGGAAGAAGCTTTGGTTAAATGGTGCGGTCTTCAATATGATGAGTGCACTTGGGAAAGATTAGATGAACCTGTTATGAAGGAATCAGCTCATCTGGTAGATGAATTGAAGCAATTAGAAACTCAGACCATTGACAAAGATGTTAATCATGATTTTTATTGTGCCAAAAGTGAAATCCAagattttcttcctcttcttgaccAGCCAAATGAGCTAAAAGGTGGATTACTTTTTCCACATCAGCTAGAAGCTTTAAACTGGCTGCGCAAATGCTGGTACAAGTCCAAAAATGTTATATTGGCTGATGAAATGGGGCTTGGAAAAACCATATCTGCATGTGCTTTCATTTCATCTTTGCACTGTGAATTCAAGGTTAAGCTGCCCTGTTTGGTCCTAGTCCCACTTTCCACTATGCCTAATTGGTCAGCTGAGTTTTCACTGTGGGCTCCACATCTAAACGTGGTTGAGTATCATGGATGTGCAAAGGCAAGAACAGTTATTCGCCAATATGAATGGCATGTTAGCGATCCTAGCAAATCAGATAAATTAACCAAGTCATACAAGTTTGATGTCCTATTGACTACCTATGAAATGGTGCTTGCTGACACTTCTCATCTTCGTGGTGTCCCTTGGGAAGTTCTTATAGTGGATGAGGGCCACCGGCTAAAGAATTCTAGTAGTAAACTTTTTGGTTTGCTCAATACATTTTCTTTTCAACACCGTGTATTATTGACTGGAACTCCATTGCAGAATAACATTGGGGAGATGTATAACTTATTGAATTTTCTACAACCTGTTTCATTCCCTTCCTTGTCAGCATTTGAGGAAAACTTTAATGATCTTACAACAGCAGAAAAGGTGGACGAGCTTAAAAAACTTGTTGCACCACATATGCTTCGAAGACTCAAGAAAGATGCTAtgcaaaatattccaccaaagaCTGAGCGGATGGTTCCTGTTGAGCTGACATCGATTCAAGCTGAATATTACCGTGCAATGCTAACAAAGAATTACCAGATACTAAGAAATGTAGGAAAAGGTGGTGCACAACAATCATTACTAAATATAGTAATGCAGCTCAGGAAGGTCTGCAATCATCCTTATCTTATCCCAGGTACTGAACCTGAATCTGGTTCAATGGAGTTTCTGCATGAAATGCGTATTAAGGCATCTGCAAAGTTGACGTTATTGCATTCTATGCTGAAAATTTTATACAAGGAAGGACACCGAGTTCTTATATTTTCTCAAATGACAAAGTTACTTGATATTCTAGAGGATTACCTAGCTATAGAGTTTGGTGCTAAAACATTTGAAAGGGTGGATGGTACATTATCAGTTGCAAATCGTCAGGCAGCAATTACTCGTTTCAATCAAGATAAATCACGATTTGTTTTCTTGTTGTCCACACGTTCTTGTGGCCTTGGTATCAACTTGGCTACTGCAGATACTGTTATCATATATGATTCTGATTTTAATCCACATGCAGATATACAAGCTATGAATAGAGCACACAGAATAGGACAATCAAATAGACTTCTAGTTTATAGGCTAGTAGTACGTGGTAGTGTGGAGGAGCGCATTTTGCAACTTGCTAAAAGGAAATTGATGCTAGATCAACTATTTGTGAACAAGTCAGGATCACAGAAGGAAGTGGAGGACATTCTTCGTTGGGGTACAGAAGAGCTTTTCAATAATTCTGATTGTGTAAATGGACCTGATGCTACAGATGCTACAATCAGCAAACCTGATGCTGTTCCTGATGGTGAGCATAAACATCGAAGGAGGTCTGGTGGTTTAGGAGATGTATACAAAGATAAATGTACTGAAGGTTCTACAAAAATTATTTGGGATGAAAATGCAATTCTGAAGCTTCTTGATCGTTCTGACATTCAATTAGTTTCTGAAAGTGCAGATGTGGATGTGGAGAATGATATGCTGGGCTCCGTAAAA TCGGTGGATTGGAATGATGATATAAATGAAGAAGCAGATGGTATGGAAATGCTCCCGGGTGTAACTGGTGAAGATGGTGAACATAAATCTGAAGCAAAGGAAGACAATGCAGTTGGTAGTGCTGAGGAAAATGAATGGGATAAACTTTTACGTGTAAG ATGGGAAAAATCTCAGCTTGAGGAGGAAGCAGTTCTCGGTCGAGGAAAGCGCCAAAGAAAAGCAGTATCATACAGGGAAACATTTGCTTCAATGCCAAGTGAAACTTTTAGTGAG AGTGACACTGAGGAGCCAGAACGTGTATATACACCAGCCGGACGTGCATGGAAGGAGAAGTA TGCTAGGCTTCGTGACCGACAAAAAGAACGAATTGCTCGGAGGCAGAATGGAGAAGTGTCATGTTTGATAGACAGAGTTGAATGGCCTACACAATCACTGATCCAATCTGATCATGACATGGAAGGTTTGGATAAGAGAAGCTATGATGATAAAATTGAACAGATGGAGGATAACAAATCATTTCAGCCATTGGATGATAAGAGAAGTGAATCTTCTGCAAAATTTGCAAAGTCAATTAGGCACAAGTATAAAAAGTTTCATAGTGATGATCTGGATCTTTCAGTAAGACCTCCATCTGAAAACCTTTCGTCAGATATCTTTTTGCCTAGCCATCCATTCAACAGCTTGAACACAGCAAGTCCAGTTCCTTCTAACCACCTTCTACCTGTTTTAGGCCTATGTGCTCCTAATGCTAATCAGATAGGTGTATCATCTCGCAATAACCGTGGTTCACTGAGGCAACCTATATCAAGTAGTGAACAAAAACGACTAAGCATCGGAAATACAGAATTCCCATTTCCACCATCTTCTGGTTCTCGATCTCCAAATGCCCGAAATGATGAAGTGAGGGAAAAATCTGATATCTCTTTGTTACCTGAAGCTCCAGGAATGTCCTTGCATCACAAGTTGAAGAGTTTGATACCTGATGGCTACTTTCCTTTTTATCCT GTTGTTCCTACATCTGAAAGATCCCTCATGGATGGTCTGGGGAGTGCATCATTTGCTTCATTTCAAGAGAAGCTAGGCCTTCCAAATTTAATGATCGACGATAAGCTGGTACCAAGGTTTCCATTACCATCAAAAAGTTGGATGAAGCCACCTGCAGATCTGTTACCTAGCTTGTCACTAGGCATGCAGTCCATAGAAGGTTCTTTTCAGGAATTCCCTAGTATGCCACCTCTACCCAATTTCAAGCAACGACCAACTGATATcctaaagaaaaaacaaaaaatgtTTGATCTACCTTCAATGAATGGCCTAGGTTCAGTTCAAGGCATGCATCCATCATTTCTTGAAAACCAACACATACTTCTTGACAACGCGATGATGCAAACTCAATCTGTGAAAAAGTTGTTCAAGAAGCGAGCAAAAGCAGATGTATGGTCAGAAGACGAGCTTGATGCTCTTTGGATTGGTGTCCGTAGGCATGGAAGGGGTAATTGGGATATCATGCTTGAAGATCCCAAATTGAAGTTCGCGGAGTATAGAACAGCTGAAGATTTATCTTTAAGATGGTCAGAGGAGCAGCAAAAGATAATGGATGCACCAGCTTTCTCAGCGCCAAAATCTTCCAAGCCTCTACCCCTACCTGGAATCTCAGATGACATGATGAATCGGGCTTTGCTTGGTAGCAAGTTTTCTAGTATCGGAGGTGAACGCCCAAAATCACTCCCTCACCTGACGGATATTCAACTTGGCTGCCGTGATTTAAAGTCTAGCTTTCCGGGCATCGATCAACTTGATCACATTAGTAGAATTGATGAGAATCTCTCTAAAATCTCACCATGGCAACTCAGCTATCTTAGATCAAATTACGCTGGCAGCTCTACTGGAGGGTTGGATGGATTGGAAAGGTCAGGTTTACCATTTAATCCTCGTTTTCAAGATAACTACACTGCAAAACTAGGTATGAATGTACCCAGCAGCTCTGCCTTGTACAACAGGGAAGTTGAATACCGATCGAAGAGTCTTTTCTTGCCAGGTGCGATGGACAACTCTCTGAATCCTTTACATGGTTTCAATAGTGCAGCTAATTACAGTGAATCGAATGTGGGCATGCCATTGGAAACCCAAAAGCAGATTTTGCATGACTTCTCTTCCAAAAATGACATTGGTGTTGGTAGTTCAAATGCGAATAAACTTCCTCATTGGCTTCGAGAAGCTGTGAACCCCGCTCCTTCCAGGGTGCCAGAACCTGAGCTGCCCTCTGTATTGCCTCCTTCTATCACTGCAATTGCTTACTCTGTCCGTCTACTTTATGGAGAAGACAAAACAATCCCACCATTTTCTATTCCTGGCCCTCCACCTATCCAGCCGAAAGATCCAAGGAGAATTCTGAAAAGGAGAAGGAAGCTGCTTAGACTTAGCCGGTTGACCCCCAATATTAAATGCACTACTAAGAATTTTGATTGTGGCGGCCCAAGCACAATTCCAACAGCTTCAGAAATACTTGAATCTGAACCTGTTCGAGGAAGGTCTGGCCATGATGAGAATCAGAACTTAAATTTGAATTCACCATCATCATCATTAGTCGACACACAAAGAGAAGGTTCAAGCTCAGTGCTGGTACTATCTCTTGAAGCCCCACACATGGCAACATCTTCTACCATCTCCAGACACAGCGAATTGCCACTAACAGAAATACCAGGGCCTAGTCAACAAAGTGAAGAGTTATCTAAACCTCCTGTACTTGAAGTAGATTGTGAAGGACCAATGGAGGAAGATTCAAAAGAGAACAATGGTAAAACAACAGAAAAGGTACCGAGTTCCGAGCAGGTCGATCAAGTGGACCGTGGAGGCTCGAGTAAAACTCACTCTTGTGCTAGTGGATCTAACCAGCTCAAACCCATGGAACTGTCATCTGAAGAAACCGAGTTGAATGATCATCAAAGTGAGAATGAATAA